One region of Brachyspira hampsonii genomic DNA includes:
- the mfd gene encoding transcription-repair coupling factor produces the protein MYNNESIYRELIERFSKSEEFVNFDIKKTKSITGLKGGSDSLFFASIFNTESILIIKENESDAMLLSQSLNFYNIPNYYFPDYDTVPFTKMSPITDIAQERINILYKLINKEKSIIITTINAVTRKLPNRNDLKKLPIYLNVGDKLDLDNLRLTLYDLGYVIEREVAEKGTASVRGSIVDIFSVEYDNPIRIELFDDEIESIRLFNIEDGRSFKNAENIIIYPVREAVYSDSAVNDFLNSNDINDEIKDNIIKRKYFAGSENLLPIFYSDLETIFDYFDYGYVFIDDALKLKNKFITVIDTIKENFNDIDNIFSIIGDIYKLYIDNNYFSEIVKKSINISPFITDTDIYKFNFLEGLSFKSRLTDFLDYVKEYREKDYLIILSTGHNDQALRFYKIMQDLSPIIITENEIEDEEKVSEDKENNNNKEIINNSIENTDNNEDNKEIILEDNNKYEEIKKDYSQNENNFYIITTQASSGFIKDDMKTIFIADWEVFGRKRKKVRKIPKVNKNLIETFVDLNVGDYAVHVNYGIGKYLGLTRKMSNGKEKDYITLEYAKGDKLYIPVEQMNFVQKYISGHGEAPKLTLLGGSAWDKIKSKAREDALATARELIKLYAIRSNIRGNIYGSDTQWQDDFEASFRYEETVDQLRAINDIKEDMESGKMMDRLVCGDVGFGKTEVAFRAVFKAIMAGKQCAILCPTTILSQQHYNNAKKRFEDFPIRIEVLNRFITSKQAKKNKELLKTGSCDLIVGTHMLLSKDIEFKNLGLIVIDEEQRFGVKHKEALKKLRLETDVLTLSATPIPRTLNMALTGIRDISIIETPPLNRIPVKTFVTEFSEDAVINAIERELKREGQVFYLYNRIDTIESFALMIKKLCPKARICVAHGRMTGHQLEKIMEDFINHKYDILVSTTIIENGIDIPNANTILIDNANKLGLSELYQLRGRVGRSDREAYAYMFYPSDLALTEVAYKRLEAISEHTDLGAGFKIAMRDLEIRGAGNILGKEQSGMIYQVGYELYTQMLEEAANEYKGEIKEVTFDTVIDLKHNLFIPDSYIADSKEKISAYKLIMRSQSDEDIEYSKEFMTDKYGKLPKELEDIFNIAKLKIILKRIRILSVIEGQYNIYLKLDKLSKIDTDKLVKLINTKNSGVYFDKDNLNQLIIPVVNEKENDIEWKLEKIKNVILEIESENYLSDNNSQNESNENTANIENNKKEEHSKMSIAEANLKNNKNNKKRTISRRSPKLIKVNKK, from the coding sequence ATGTACAATAATGAATCAATATATAGAGAATTAATAGAAAGATTTTCAAAAAGTGAAGAATTTGTAAATTTCGATATAAAAAAAACAAAAAGCATAACAGGACTTAAAGGCGGAAGTGATTCTTTATTTTTTGCTTCTATTTTTAATACCGAAAGTATTTTAATAATCAAAGAAAATGAAAGCGATGCTATGCTTCTAAGCCAATCTTTAAATTTTTACAATATACCTAATTATTATTTTCCTGATTATGATACCGTTCCTTTTACTAAAATGTCCCCTATTACTGATATAGCACAGGAAAGAATAAATATATTGTATAAATTGATAAATAAAGAAAAATCTATAATAATAACAACAATAAATGCTGTAACTAGAAAATTACCAAATAGAAATGATTTGAAAAAGCTGCCTATATATTTAAATGTAGGAGATAAATTAGATTTAGATAATTTAAGATTAACATTATATGATTTAGGATATGTTATAGAAAGAGAAGTTGCTGAAAAAGGTACTGCTTCTGTAAGAGGAAGTATAGTAGATATATTTTCTGTGGAATATGATAATCCTATTAGAATAGAATTATTTGATGATGAAATAGAGAGTATAAGATTATTCAATATAGAAGACGGAAGATCTTTCAAAAATGCAGAAAATATCATTATTTATCCTGTGAGAGAAGCTGTATATAGTGATTCGGCGGTAAACGACTTTTTAAACAGTAATGATATTAATGATGAAATTAAAGACAATATAATAAAAAGAAAATATTTCGCCGGAAGTGAAAATTTACTGCCTATTTTTTATAGCGATTTAGAAACTATATTTGATTATTTTGATTATGGTTATGTATTTATTGATGATGCTTTAAAATTAAAAAATAAATTTATCACTGTTATAGATACTATAAAAGAAAATTTTAATGACATAGATAATATATTCAGCATAATAGGAGATATTTATAAACTTTATATTGATAATAATTACTTTTCTGAGATAGTAAAAAAATCAATAAATATATCTCCTTTCATAACAGATACAGATATATATAAATTTAACTTTTTAGAAGGTCTTTCTTTTAAATCAAGATTAACAGATTTTCTTGATTATGTTAAAGAATATAGAGAAAAAGATTATTTAATTATTTTATCCACAGGACATAATGATCAGGCATTAAGATTTTATAAGATAATGCAGGATTTATCACCAATAATCATAACTGAAAATGAAATAGAAGATGAAGAAAAAGTATCTGAAGATAAAGAAAATAATAACAATAAAGAAATAATAAATAACAGCATAGAAAATACTGATAATAATGAAGATAATAAAGAAATAATTCTTGAAGATAATAATAAATATGAAGAAATAAAAAAAGATTATTCACAAAATGAAAATAATTTTTATATAATAACTACCCAAGCATCATCAGGTTTTATAAAAGATGATATGAAAACAATATTCATAGCAGATTGGGAAGTGTTTGGAAGAAAGAGAAAAAAGGTAAGAAAAATACCTAAAGTTAATAAAAACTTAATAGAAACATTTGTAGATTTGAATGTAGGAGATTATGCTGTACATGTTAATTATGGTATAGGAAAATATTTAGGTCTTACGAGAAAAATGTCTAATGGTAAAGAAAAAGACTATATCACATTAGAATATGCTAAAGGCGATAAACTTTATATACCTGTAGAACAAATGAACTTCGTGCAGAAATACATATCCGGACATGGCGAAGCTCCTAAATTAACATTGTTAGGAGGAAGTGCTTGGGATAAAATAAAGAGCAAGGCAAGAGAAGATGCATTAGCTACTGCCAGAGAATTAATAAAACTTTATGCTATAAGATCCAATATTAGAGGAAATATTTATGGGTCTGATACTCAATGGCAGGACGATTTTGAAGCTTCATTTCGTTATGAGGAAACGGTTGATCAGTTAAGAGCTATTAATGATATAAAAGAGGATATGGAAAGCGGAAAAATGATGGACAGACTTGTATGCGGAGATGTAGGATTTGGAAAAACAGAAGTGGCATTCAGAGCTGTATTCAAAGCTATAATGGCAGGAAAACAATGTGCTATACTCTGCCCTACTACCATATTATCACAGCAGCATTATAACAATGCCAAAAAAAGATTTGAAGATTTTCCTATTAGAATAGAAGTTTTAAATAGATTCATTACAAGCAAACAAGCCAAGAAAAATAAAGAATTATTAAAAACAGGCTCCTGCGATTTAATAGTAGGAACTCATATGCTTTTATCCAAAGATATTGAGTTTAAAAATCTCGGACTTATAGTTATAGATGAAGAGCAGAGATTTGGTGTTAAGCATAAAGAAGCATTAAAAAAATTGAGATTAGAAACAGATGTTCTCACTCTTTCAGCTACGCCTATACCTAGAACTTTAAATATGGCTTTAACAGGAATAAGAGATATAAGTATAATAGAAACCCCTCCATTAAATAGAATACCTGTAAAAACTTTCGTTACAGAGTTCAGTGAAGATGCAGTTATCAATGCAATAGAAAGAGAACTTAAAAGAGAAGGACAAGTATTTTACCTTTATAACAGAATAGACACGATAGAATCATTCGCACTTATGATAAAAAAACTTTGTCCTAAGGCAAGAATATGCGTAGCACATGGAAGAATGACAGGGCATCAGTTAGAAAAAATAATGGAAGATTTTATTAATCATAAATATGACATACTAGTATCAACTACCATAATAGAAAACGGCATAGACATACCTAATGCTAATACTATACTAATAGACAATGCAAATAAATTAGGATTATCCGAACTTTATCAATTAAGAGGAAGAGTTGGAAGAAGCGACAGAGAGGCTTATGCTTATATGTTCTATCCAAGCGATTTAGCTCTTACAGAAGTTGCTTACAAAAGACTTGAAGCTATATCCGAACATACAGATTTAGGGGCAGGATTTAAAATAGCTATGCGTGATTTGGAAATAAGAGGAGCAGGAAATATTTTAGGTAAAGAGCAATCCGGTATGATATATCAGGTAGGTTATGAACTTTATACTCAAATGCTTGAAGAAGCTGCTAATGAATATAAAGGCGAAATAAAAGAAGTAACATTCGATACTGTTATAGATTTGAAGCATAATTTATTTATTCCTGACTCTTATATAGCAGATTCAAAAGAGAAAATATCCGCATACAAATTAATAATGCGTTCTCAAAGCGACGAGGATATAGAATATTCTAAAGAGTTTATGACAGATAAATACGGAAAACTTCCTAAAGAATTAGAAGATATTTTCAATATAGCAAAACTCAAAATCATATTAAAAAGAATTAGAATATTATCTGTTATAGAGGGACAGTATAATATATATCTTAAACTTGATAAACTTTCAAAAATAGATACTGATAAACTTGTAAAATTAATAAATACTAAAAATTCAGGAGTTTATTTTGATAAGGATAATCTTAATCAATTAATAATACCTGTTGTAAATGAAAAAGAAAATGATATTGAATGGAAGTTAGAAAAAATAAAAAATGTAATATTAGAAATAGAAAGTGAAAATTACTTATCAGATAATAATTCACAAAATGAAAGTAATGAAAACACTGCAAATATAGAAAACAATAAAAAAGAAGAACATTCTAAAATGAGCATTGCAGAAGCTAATCTAAAAAATAACAAAAATAATAAAAAAAGAACTATATCAAGAAGATCTCCTAAATTAATAAAAGTAAATAAAAAATAA
- a CDS encoding DeoR/GlpR family DNA-binding transcription regulator — protein MLKVSRYELIFEVIKEKKNIKIEELIERLNVSEATIRRDLTFLEKAGKIRRVHGGAILVDTQEESLIYKKEIYSEEKEKIGKFAASLAESGNTIYLDAGTSVFAMIKYLAGIENIKVLTNGLSHIEELYNKKIESYLIGGKMKMLTGALVGASAVLSIRNFNFDLAFMGANAIDINGYSTPDSEEALIKSEAASKANKTYFLCDESKLKKKSFINFYNLEDSYLITNAKEIDDNIKNKLKGLFIVNQ, from the coding sequence GTGCTGAAAGTAAGCAGATATGAATTAATTTTTGAAGTTATAAAAGAGAAAAAGAATATCAAAATAGAAGAACTGATTGAAAGACTTAATGTTTCAGAGGCAACTATAAGGAGAGATTTAACATTTCTTGAAAAAGCAGGAAAAATAAGAAGAGTTCATGGAGGTGCTATATTAGTTGATACTCAGGAAGAAAGTTTGATATACAAAAAGGAAATATATTCAGAAGAAAAAGAAAAAATAGGAAAGTTTGCTGCTTCTTTGGCTGAAAGCGGTAATACAATATATTTAGATGCGGGAACAAGTGTTTTTGCCATGATTAAATATTTAGCAGGCATAGAAAATATAAAAGTGCTAACTAACGGTTTAAGTCATATAGAAGAACTTTATAACAAAAAAATAGAATCATACTTAATAGGCGGAAAAATGAAAATGCTTACAGGGGCTTTAGTTGGAGCTAGTGCTGTTTTATCAATAAGGAATTTCAATTTTGATTTAGCATTTATGGGAGCAAATGCAATAGATATTAACGGATATTCTACACCAGACAGTGAGGAGGCATTAATAAAAAGTGAAGCTGCTTCAAAAGCGAATAAAACTTATTTTCTATGCGATGAATCAAAATTAAAAAAGAAAAGTTTTATTAATTTTTATAACTTAGAAGATTCCTATTTGATAACTAATGCAAAAGAGATAGATGATAATATAAAAAATAAATTAAAAGGATTATTTATTGTTAATCAATAA
- the pfkB gene encoding 1-phosphofructokinase: MIYTLTLNPAVDYYIGMDNFEEGELNKVNNAYTLAGGKGINVSKVLKNFNIDSIALGFCGGFTGDYIKKHLKEYGIKENFIDLEEDTRINIKLKTNKTESEIAGKSPNISKEKVNELLNYIKNNIKENDILVLSGSVPNSIESSIYKDIISIANKNIKVILDARDEAFKFGLKSGVFLTKPNKKELSEYFNKQIENTEDIIKYARELIKEGSENVIVSLGKDGSILVTKDEAYLGNAPDGKLISSVGAGDSMVAGIVYGISTNLNLTDAYKYAIASGSSTACSEGLTAFDSMKKFLENTEIKKVN, from the coding sequence ATGATATATACTTTAACATTAAACCCAGCTGTAGATTATTATATAGGCATGGATAACTTTGAAGAGGGAGAATTAAACAAAGTTAATAATGCCTATACATTGGCTGGAGGAAAGGGAATAAATGTTTCTAAAGTTTTAAAAAATTTCAATATTGATTCTATTGCTTTAGGTTTTTGCGGAGGATTCACAGGAGATTATATAAAAAAGCATCTTAAAGAATATGGCATCAAAGAAAATTTTATTGATTTAGAAGAAGATACAAGAATCAATATAAAATTAAAAACAAATAAAACAGAAAGTGAAATAGCAGGAAAATCGCCTAATATTTCAAAAGAAAAAGTTAATGAACTTTTAAATTATATAAAAAATAATATAAAAGAAAATGATATATTAGTATTATCCGGAAGCGTGCCGAACTCTATAGAAAGCAGCATATATAAAGACATTATATCAATAGCAAATAAAAATATAAAAGTGATACTAGATGCAAGAGATGAGGCATTCAAATTCGGATTAAAATCAGGAGTATTTCTTACAAAACCAAATAAAAAAGAATTAAGCGAATATTTTAATAAACAAATAGAAAACACAGAAGATATTATAAAGTATGCAAGAGAATTAATAAAAGAGGGAAGCGAGAATGTAATAGTATCTTTAGGTAAAGACGGATCTATTTTAGTAACAAAAGATGAGGCATATTTAGGAAATGCCCCGGACGGAAAGTTAATAAGTTCTGTTGGAGCTGGGGATTCTATGGTGGCAGGTATAGTTTATGGTATAAGTACAAATCTTAATTTAACTGATGCTTATAAATATGCTATAGCAAGCGGAAGTTCTACTGCTTGTTCTGAAGGTTTAACTGCATTTGATAGTATGAAGAAATTTTTAGAGAATACAGAAATAAAAAAAGTTAATTAA
- a CDS encoding PTS fructose transporter subunit IIABC encodes MLKDVITLDCINVDLKGTTKSEIIDEMVDILYNNGRLNDKEEYKQEILKREAQSSTGMEEGIAIPHGKTKAVKIPTVAIGISKKGVDYESLDGEPSHLFFMIAAPENSNDSHIELLSKITTLLLEDDIREALLNAKTKEEVFDILVKNAEKDNENSSLNQESSDNNDSYQVLAVTACPTGIAHTYMAADALLKKGKELGITIKVETNGSSGVKNELTKDEIKNAKGIIVAADKNVAMDRFAGKNVDIVGVKEAIKNPEQLIKNALNQTAPIYQINSDGTSSNKFAKKPKTGVYKHLMSGVSNMLPFVVGGGILIAFSFMFGINASNPNDPSYNYFAKLLNDIGGGNAFFLMVPVMAAFIGMSIADRPGFAPAMVGGLISLNSGGGFLGGLIGGFLGGYITLLLKKVFSKLPESLDGIKPVLLYPLFGIFFTGAIMYLFIVDPIAAINSGLSNFLKNMGTGNLILLGAVLGAMMSTDMGGPINKAAFTFGIAMIASGDYAPHAAVMAGGMVPPLGIALATTIFRNKFTADEKDAGKTCYVMGLSFITEGAIPFAASDPIRVIPSCMIGAAIAGALTMAFRIELRAPHGGIFVLPIVNNPVMYLLAIVIGSVITAAILGFIKKPAEN; translated from the coding sequence ATGCTAAAAGATGTCATAACTTTAGATTGTATTAATGTAGATCTAAAGGGAACAACAAAATCAGAAATTATAGATGAAATGGTTGATATTCTCTATAATAACGGCAGATTAAATGACAAAGAAGAGTACAAGCAGGAAATACTAAAAAGAGAAGCTCAAAGCTCAACAGGTATGGAAGAAGGTATAGCAATACCGCATGGTAAAACTAAGGCTGTAAAGATTCCTACAGTTGCAATAGGTATTTCTAAAAAAGGTGTTGACTATGAATCATTAGATGGTGAGCCTTCGCATTTATTTTTTATGATAGCAGCTCCTGAAAACTCTAATGACTCTCATATAGAATTATTATCCAAAATAACTACTCTTCTTCTTGAAGATGATATAAGAGAGGCATTATTAAATGCAAAAACTAAAGAAGAAGTATTTGATATATTAGTAAAAAATGCTGAAAAAGATAATGAAAACTCCTCATTAAATCAGGAAAGCAGTGATAATAATGATTCATATCAGGTGTTAGCCGTAACAGCATGTCCTACAGGAATAGCACATACTTATATGGCTGCTGATGCTTTGCTTAAAAAAGGTAAAGAACTTGGAATTACTATAAAAGTAGAAACTAATGGATCAAGCGGTGTAAAAAATGAGCTTACAAAAGATGAAATAAAAAATGCAAAAGGAATCATAGTAGCAGCAGACAAAAATGTTGCTATGGATAGATTCGCTGGAAAGAATGTTGATATAGTAGGCGTTAAAGAGGCTATAAAAAATCCTGAGCAGTTAATAAAAAATGCATTAAATCAAACAGCACCTATATATCAAATTAATTCTGATGGTACTTCTTCAAACAAATTTGCTAAAAAGCCTAAAACAGGAGTATACAAGCATTTAATGTCAGGTGTATCAAATATGCTTCCGTTTGTAGTAGGCGGAGGTATACTTATAGCATTTTCATTTATGTTTGGTATTAATGCAAGCAATCCTAATGATCCTTCATACAATTATTTTGCTAAACTTTTAAATGATATAGGAGGCGGCAATGCCTTCTTCTTGATGGTTCCTGTAATGGCAGCATTTATTGGTATGAGTATTGCTGACAGACCGGGATTTGCTCCTGCTATGGTTGGAGGGCTTATATCATTAAACAGCGGCGGCGGATTTTTAGGCGGACTTATAGGCGGTTTTTTGGGCGGATATATTACTCTTTTACTAAAAAAAGTATTTTCTAAATTGCCTGAAAGTTTGGACGGAATTAAACCTGTTTTACTATATCCGTTATTTGGAATATTTTTCACAGGTGCTATAATGTATTTATTCATAGTTGACCCAATAGCGGCAATAAACTCTGGACTTTCTAATTTCTTAAAAAATATGGGTACAGGAAACTTAATATTATTGGGAGCTGTGCTTGGTGCTATGATGTCCACTGATATGGGAGGACCTATAAATAAAGCGGCTTTCACATTCGGTATAGCAATGATAGCTTCAGGTGATTATGCTCCTCATGCTGCTGTTATGGCTGGTGGTATGGTTCCGCCTTTGGGTATAGCATTAGCTACTACAATATTTAGAAATAAATTCACAGCAGATGAAAAAGATGCAGGAAAAACTTGCTATGTTATGGGACTTTCTTTTATTACTGAAGGAGCTATACCATTTGCCGCATCAGATCCTATAAGAGTTATTCCTTCTTGTATGATTGGTGCTGCTATTGCCGGAGCTTTAACTATGGCTTTTCGTATAGAACTTAGAGCTCCTCATGGCGGAATATTTGTTCTTCCTATAGTGAATAATCCTGTAATGTATTTACTTGCTATAGTGATAGGTTCTGTAATAACTGCAGCAATACTAGGATTTATTAAGAAACCGGCAGAAAATTAA